The genomic segment TCCACCATCACGCAGGCCAATCCGTGCCATTCGGCCAATTGCACAAGACGATCCGTGGCGTAAGCTTGTGCCAGAGTATCAAGATCGAGCCCCATTCCCACTTTGGGTGGAAAAACTCCGCCCGCGCATCGCTTGAGCTGGTGCCATCCCACCAACTGACGCGCTTCTTCGATTTCGTCGGTTGTCGGAGGAATCGCCTCCCGCCCGGCTCGCATCCAGAGCTCGGTCAAGGGCAGCACGGTGGGATCAAACGCCCCCTGGGTGATCAGCTTCAATTCCTCGCAAACACTCAACATCCGCTCGGCTTCGTCATCGAGCACCACCCAGGAAGATTCGGCCAGATGATTGATTCGGGAAACGAGGCTTCCGGGGTGATGACGCGCGAATTTCGCTTCGAATGCAGCCAGCCAGGGAATGGCTTGGCTGGCAAAGGCGCTCGCAGCGGGCTCGCAGCGGGTCTCGTAGGTAACCCGGCACCACGAACCCAAAGCGAGAAAAGTAAGACTCGATCTCTCATCAGTCCGCTGTTTGCGAACCGATGCCCTCATGCGATCCCACACGTTCAAATTTGAACCTCCCTCGGACCCAGCCCAGACGGGTGCTTCCGCAATGCCTTGACTTGCCTTCATGCAGACGGACGTTCCCGCAAACACGCCACTCGTTCCATCCCAGGAACTTCCTCATGTTTCACTTCGCGGAATGTCCTAAACCAGTGCATGTTCAATCACGCCGACCGCGCAGCCTGCAGCCCGCTCGCATCTGTGAAAAAGCACGGGACATGCCATCCTGGAAACTGCACAACACACTCCAACGCAGAAGGTATCGATCGCATTCTTGGGAAGGGATCCCAACCTCACCTCCATTCTCCTTTGGGGGAGCGCGGCGGTGTCGTATACCAGCCGCAGCGGGCGGACAGGTCGGAAGACTCCAGATTTTGAAGCGTGCGCCGGCGGGTCGAAGGACCACCCAGCCGCGCTCCGGGCCAAATTGAGAACGACTGTCAAACTCACCTCGACACTGTGCGTGTTCTCAGGCTACAGTATTGCATCGCACTCACCTCCCCGCGCCGGATTCTCATGATCGAGCCGCCTGAACACCTTGAGATGTGGCACTCTCGCCAGGAGCACCGTTCTTGAATCCCGCGCCGAAAACTTCACCCCTCGTCGCTATGAAACCCTCCTCCCTCCATCCCCCCGCCTCCCGGGCCTTCACCCTGATCGAACTCTTGGTGGTGATCGCCATCATCGCGATCCTGGCCGGGATGCTTCTGCCGGCCCTCAGCAAGGCCAAACAAAAGGCGCATGGCATCGCCTGTCTCAGCAATGCCCGGCAAGTCATGCTCGCCGGAAAATTGTACACGGACGAGAACTCAGGGAAACACGTCGTGTCCTATGTTTATCCTCCCTACACCAAAGGCCTCATCACCTGGTTCCAGCTTTTGCAGCCCTACTTGAGCTCCACCAATGTTCTTCTCTGCCCATCGCGCAAGGAAAAACCGCTCAACCTCGAGCGCTGGGAGGGCATCCCTGTGACCGCGCCCACCGTCACCGATTTCGCGATCAACCACCAATTCGCGGGCGAACTCAGCCATTACGTGCCCTACGTCCACCGCACCGAAGCCAACATCCTCAACCCGGCGGGCACCATCTTCATCGTCGATTCAGGCACGCGCGCATCCGCTTCCCGCAAGCCCGCCGTCACGGCAACCACCCCCAAGAAGCCGGGCGCATGGATGCTCGGCGACGTGCAAGCCGGCCAATGTCCCGATTGCGTCACCGGCGACAATCCCAATTGGTGCGGCCCCGCCCTGCGCCACAACGAGCGCAGCAACAATGGATTCGCCGACGGCCACGTCGAATCCATGAAGGGATTTTGGTATTACGCCAACACTCCCTGGCTCGACCCGGCGCGAGGCGGCCCGTAACGGGGATGGCGAAGATCGATTCCGGCGGCCAGCGCCCCGGCTCAATATTGCTGAGTGGCCTCTGTCTCGGTGACCGGTCGATCGATCTGATCGCTTGTCAACTCGACCGCGAATCGCACGTCCGCCGCCTTCGTCGCCTTGATCACCAGTTTCCACGTCGCTGTGGCTTTGGGCGCCAGGCTGGCCAGCGGCTTGATCTGCACCATACCTTCGTGCTGCTCTATTTCGGTGGGTCCTTCACCCGACACAAACTCCTGCGCAGCCTCCAATTTGCAAACGAGTTTGATCCGGGTTCCGGGTGATGTGCCTTGATTGACCACCCGAATCTCGTAGGTCAAATTCGAGCCCACCTCGATCGGATCCTCCAAATCGATCACCTCGAGCAAGATCGCCGCAATTCCCGAGACTTGGGCAACGCATTCCGACCCAACCGGAGCCGAACACACGCCTCGCGCTTCCGCCCGAAACGCCACTGCCCCCGGACTTCCCAGCACCAGTTTGACACACAACTCGCGGCTCTCTCCCGCTCCCAGCGCGCCGGCCTTCCACCGCACCTCCCTGCCTTCAATCACTTCCGCCGTCGAGGCCTCCACGACGGTGGCGCCCTCGGGCAACGGCGCCCAAACCGTGACTTGTTCATCGGCGGCGGCTCCAGCGTTCCAGACCCGCAAACAGAATTCGAGCGGACGTCCAGCCCAGGCCGCGGACGGCGCCTTGCACTCCAAACGGAGTTCTGCCGACTTCACGTTCAGAGTCGTCGCCGCGTCCGCACGCGCGCCTTGTGCGCTCGTGACAACCGCCCGGCTGTGATAGACGCCGTCGTGCGGCGCGCTCAGGGAGTAGCGAAAGGCCTGCCCTTCCCCAGGCTTGAGATTTCCCACCGCAATGTTCAGCAAAGCTCCAGGATTCCGCGTCTGCAATCCGTCCGCCATCGCCTCGCTCAATATCACCTCCGTCAAAGGAACCATGCCCGTATTGCGAACTTCCAACACCTGCTCCACCACGTCACAGCGGCGGGCTTGAACCGGCCCCCGGCGCACCAACGAAATCGCCGGCGGCGGCAGCACCAACTCTTCCACCCAAAAATTACTGCAGGCCTTGGGGGTAATGCAGCGGTAACGACGCCCTTTGGAATCAAATTCAAACGCGTAAGCACTGATCGGCTCCTTCCCCTCCCAAACCACGTCCCACAACACGATCGGCTGGCCATTCCGGCGTGTGGACATATACGGCATCCGTCCGCCAATTGGGATCGACCATTCCTCAATTTCGGCAACTGCTGCCGCCCGGCGAAAGTCACCGACGTCACCCGAATACTTGCCCTGCCGCAGAATCGATTCCACGTCGGCCTTCAACCGGTCCGATGTCAGCCGTTCGCGAAGGTCCGAAGGCACACGCAAGGGGTCCGCAAATCGAGTCGCGGGATTCCCCAGACGGGTGGCGCGGTGCTCGGCCCGCGCAGGCAGCGCCAACCCGATGGCTGCCACCAGCCAGGCATACAGAATCAAATCAAGGCTTCGAAGCCTACCCCAACCCCGCCGCCCGGAGTCGGGAGAGCCCCGGTTCACCGCAACTCAATCCACGGTTTTGCTGCTTCGCATCGAAAAGTCTTTCATAGGACGAAAGGTCTGGCCCAGGCGGCACTGGACTCGACAGGGACCTGGCCCTTGCCGGAGAGGAACGCCGCGGATCATGGGACGATACCGGTGTCCCGCCCCTCATTAAGGCCAAAGGGACAATCGTGGATCCCGCACTTGACGCGTCCCAGGACACGCCCCGTGCTCGAGGGCGAATCCCCCAATCCACACAAAGGGGAGTCGTTTGCCCACGAATCACACGGATGACGCGGATGGATGGAGAATTCCTCTCTGTCCTGGAGGCCCATAGAGACGGTGGATCATCCTGATTCTCATCGAGCCGACCGAAAGCCTGTTTGAATTCGTGCAATTCGTGTGATTCGTGGGCAAATGACTCCGGAATCCGTGGATTGGGGAAATCCGTCCCACCTTGAGCCGCACCCGCTTGGCACCCTATCATCCTCGTCCATCTTGTTCCGCGTCATCCTCCATCTCGATATGGACGCATTCTATGCTTCCGTGGAGCAACGCGACACCCCCGCGCTGCGCGGACTTCCGGTGGTCGTGGGTGCCCCGCCCACCCAGCGAGGAGTCGTGGCCGCCGCGAGCTACGAGGCCCGCAAATTCGGCGTTCGCTCCGCCATGCCCAGTGTCACCGCCCGCCGACTCTGCCCCTCGGCGGTGTTCGTCCGCCCGCGCATGGACGTCTATCGCGAGGAATCACGCCTCATCATGGGATGGGTCGCCTCGCTGGCGGGAAACTTGATCCAACAAGTGTCCGTGGATGAGGCTTATGTCGATGTGACGGGACGGACCTCGGGGAGCACTCACGACGATGCGCTTCGCTCCGCCATTCCAATCGCCCAAGCCTTGAAGGCAGCCATTCAGGAGGCGAGGTCCCTGACCGCCAGTGTCGGCATCGGCCCCAACAAGCTCCTGGCCAAACTCGGCAGCGATTTCAAAAAACCGGATGGACTTACTCTCATCCTCGATTCCGAAAAGGCCGGTTTTCTGCGCCCGCTCCCGGTCCGCTCCCTGCATGGCGTGGGCCAGGTCACTGAATCACAGCTCACGGCCGCGGGGATCCGCACCGTGGGCGACTTGCAGACTTTCACCGGTGATCTGCGCCCGTTCGTGGGATCCTGGGCAGCGGAGCTTCGACGGTTCGCCATGGGTGAGGACTCCCGTCCGTTGGATCTTGGGGACGAAGTCAAAAGCATCAGCTCCGAAAACACGTTTCTTCAGGATACCGAGGATCGTCCGACCCTCCGTGCCTGCTTGCGGGAGCAGGCTGCTGAGATTGCCGGCAAACTGGCACGCCAGCGTCTCGCCGCCAGGACGGTTCAAGTCAAAGTTCGCTACGGAGATTTCACCACCTTGTCGAGGCAGATTTCCTTGGAGGAGCCGATCGTTCAGGCCTCCGATCTCTATCGGCTCGGTTGCTGGCTCCTGGGAAGGGAAAAGCTGGTCTCGCGTCCGCTCCGATTGATCGGACTGGGCGTCAGCGGACTCGTCGAGACGCGAGCGCGGCAGCTCTGGTTCGAGCTGGGCGGTCCCTTCAGCCGGAAGCTGTCGTGAACGTGAAGCGCGGAGAATCGGCTCGAATGAGGCGGCTCATTCCAAGGTGAACCATTGAGCTTCGACCCGGCGGTTCTGTTCGCCGTCCTTGCCCAAGGGTTCTTCCCAACCGCGCCCGACGATCTCGAGCCGAGCCGCGTCCACGCCGTGGCGCTGGGAAAGCAATCGCTTGACCTCACCCGCGCGGCCGCGGCTGAGTGCCATCGCTTCCAAAGCTTGTTTCCGCACCATCGCCTCGCCTCCCATGCGGCGAAACTCCTCGACCTTCGCGTTATCGACGTGGCCCCGCAGCATCACCTTCGAGCCCGGGCTGACTTGCAGCAGCCGCTTGACCGATTCCAGATTCTTGAGGTTTTCGGTCGCCTCGATCACCAAATTGCTCGAGTTGGGTTGAAACAAAAACCGGATGTTTTTGCTCAGCAACGGATCGCTCTCCACCACGCCGGTGGACGCGCCGCGAATGGGCGCGATGACAATGCGCTCGTCCTCGAAAGCTTCGCTCTTTTCGATCGCTTGCAGGTG from the Verrucomicrobiota bacterium genome contains:
- a CDS encoding FAD:protein FMN transferase; the protein is MKASQGIAEAPVWAGSEGGSNLNVWDRMRASVRKQRTDERSSLTFLALGSWCRVTYETRCEPAASAFASQAIPWLAAFEAKFARHHPGSLVSRINHLAESSWVVLDDEAERMLSVCEELKLITQGAFDPTVLPLTELWMRAGREAIPPTTDEIEEARQLVGWHQLKRCAGGVFPPKVGMGLDLDTLAQAYATDRLVQLAEWHGLACVMVDFRRNKRCKGGPIRGSRWPIQLESPAAPGGAWSIDIGASVALSACSGVRRHSSIAGEWDEPIIDPRTGRLPVHGCHDVVVSAASGFL
- the dinB gene encoding DNA polymerase IV, with the translated sequence MFRVILHLDMDAFYASVEQRDTPALRGLPVVVGAPPTQRGVVAAASYEARKFGVRSAMPSVTARRLCPSAVFVRPRMDVYREESRLIMGWVASLAGNLIQQVSVDEAYVDVTGRTSGSTHDDALRSAIPIAQALKAAIQEARSLTASVGIGPNKLLAKLGSDFKKPDGLTLILDSEKAGFLRPLPVRSLHGVGQVTESQLTAAGIRTVGDLQTFTGDLRPFVGSWAAELRRFAMGEDSRPLDLGDEVKSISSENTFLQDTEDRPTLRACLREQAAEIAGKLARQRLAARTVQVKVRYGDFTTLSRQISLEEPIVQASDLYRLGCWLLGREKLVSRPLRLIGLGVSGLVETRARQLWFELGGPFSRKLS